Proteins encoded by one window of Dialister pneumosintes:
- the fliB gene encoding flagellin lysine-N-methylase, with product MEIDKQTATRYLSLKTSLGNKIRQSMTYKDNSYCFITQNSRCPFLSEKGLCEIITKADDSLLCDVCAMHPRFFIYTQNFELAGLGLSCEKTVEMLLADKKPLFFVTDYSKETASLSTLLHALGYGVSSKELVFSAQIKTSYYERLLQRYAKTNPINQEWIENIAFLQTKITVSESCVQTYLDAHSYDYSKFFQYIAYRVLDKVEPYGIAAVLQYARESVDFIILKSAFMQTFPDNVRLWSEQIEYDTENVDILLSGYTSYIPTVNI from the coding sequence ATCGAAATTGATAAACAAACTGCCACTCGTTACCTTTCTCTGAAAACATCTCTAGGTAATAAAATTCGCCAATCGATGACATATAAAGATAATAGTTATTGCTTTATTACACAAAATAGCCGATGCCCCTTTTTATCAGAAAAGGGACTCTGTGAAATTATTACTAAAGCAGACGACTCTCTATTATGTGATGTATGTGCTATGCATCCTCGTTTTTTTATCTATACACAAAACTTTGAACTGGCAGGATTAGGACTCAGTTGTGAAAAAACGGTAGAAATGCTGTTAGCAGATAAAAAACCTCTCTTTTTTGTTACAGATTATTCTAAAGAAACGGCATCCTTGTCCACCTTACTGCATGCATTAGGATATGGTGTATCCTCAAAAGAGCTTGTATTTTCCGCCCAAATAAAAACTTCTTATTATGAAAGACTATTACAAAGATATGCTAAAACCAATCCGATTAACCAAGAGTGGATAGAAAATATAGCTTTCTTACAAACAAAAATAACAGTTAGTGAATCTTGTGTGCAAACGTATCTGGATGCACATTCCTATGATTATTCAAAATTTTTTCAATATATTGCTTATCGTGTATTAGATAAGGTAGAACCATACGGTATAGCTGCTGTCCTACAATACGCCAGAGAAAGTGTAGATTTTATCATCTTAAAGTCAGCCTTCATGCAAACATTTCCGGATAATGTTCGATTATGGTCTGAACAAATAGAGTACGATACGGAGAATGTAGATATATTGTTATCCGGTTATACCTCATATATTCCTACTGTTAACATATGA
- a CDS encoding Fur family transcriptional regulator, translated as MYMTAQRKLLFEFFSTHPDISITARELYTKLNKNGKTKISISAVYRNLSILTKAGLILQVISNDNKEALYRYSPAETCEHRLHMTCLNCGKTYHISQKISEKLTEDVLNTDAFSIDEAQTTIYGRCKTCK; from the coding sequence ATGTATATGACCGCACAGCGTAAGTTGTTATTTGAATTTTTTAGTACACATCCCGATATCTCAATAACAGCACGTGAGTTATATACAAAACTGAATAAAAATGGAAAAACGAAAATCAGCATTAGTGCTGTATACCGTAATTTATCCATTTTGACAAAAGCCGGACTTATTTTACAAGTCATTTCGAATGATAATAAAGAGGCTCTATATCGATATAGCCCTGCAGAAACATGCGAACATCGATTGCATATGACTTGTTTAAACTGTGGTAAAACCTATCATATTTCACAAAAAATCTCTGAAAAACTAACAGAAGATGTTTTAAATACGGATGCATTTTCTATTGATGAAGCACAGACTACCATTTATGGTCGTTGTAAAACTTGTAAATAA
- a CDS encoding TonB-dependent receptor plug domain-containing protein, translating into MNNKMLKMGIVSCIVMSSLGVAMPITCAAEPAEKLSTSEVVVTANRTQEEIKAIPQATEVITAQDIQDLGATTVQDALALAHDVTVRSSIVGSNVQIRGMSQNHILILVDGKRMAGEDTAKLTNSYALERLNVNDIERIEIVRGSSSALYGSDAIGGIINIITKVPSESSTTIGMVTGTKNTATYVYADLGKNGRWSSSVSARWDKVRERKEYQYSEQMGRGGKITVIDGINSNMYGMHRTYHTAAKYDFENANKNTLRFDVDYLKDDLKSAYADAYSKSPAGKTVTAKNKYSTFDNERIGFSVEYAGQTDRNDYSFRTYYDQLKKNTNTYNARPDFRGPPAIVNMLNKTYPKMTSDFSKYTTWVAEAKDTMYVNDAHTLTFGGEYRFTEYEGTRLKKTAGSTVGKHNFNSYAGYAEDLWQVNDDLLITPSLRFEHNSHFGNKTTPKLGLTYHINDKLRFKSNYGRGYKAPTVSEMYLDMTHPMGSAVVMNIVGNPNLKPEESTNFDVGFEYDDGKTFGKISYFKNKVNNLIATKRIESTKTTYVNIDKTQVNGVETEIGHHLSNRLSVKIHDSWLDATDAISGERLTGRAKNAISFQLVYDDHKNDGFSAVLWDTFISDFYDTDRNGKDRNFTYNTLNFSFNKKFKNGMSVFGGIDNILNKKDSDIYLDGRVWRVGVERKF; encoded by the coding sequence ATGAACAATAAAATGTTAAAAATGGGAATCGTTTCTTGCATCGTTATGTCTTCTTTGGGAGTAGCTATGCCGATTACTTGTGCTGCAGAACCTGCAGAAAAATTATCTACATCAGAAGTGGTGGTAACTGCTAATCGAACACAAGAAGAAATAAAAGCAATTCCACAAGCTACAGAAGTGATTACAGCACAAGATATACAAGATCTCGGGGCAACTACCGTGCAAGATGCTCTCGCATTGGCACATGATGTAACTGTTCGTTCCAGTATAGTAGGTAGTAATGTGCAGATTCGAGGAATGAGCCAAAACCATATTTTAATTTTAGTTGACGGGAAAAGAATGGCAGGCGAAGATACTGCTAAATTGACTAATTCCTATGCATTAGAGAGATTAAATGTAAATGATATTGAAAGAATAGAAATCGTTCGAGGTTCTTCCAGTGCTTTATATGGCTCAGATGCAATAGGCGGAATCATTAATATTATTACTAAAGTGCCCAGTGAATCTTCTACTACCATAGGTATGGTAACAGGGACTAAGAATACCGCCACTTATGTTTATGCAGACTTAGGTAAGAATGGAAGATGGTCTTCTTCCGTATCCGCTCGTTGGGATAAAGTACGAGAACGAAAAGAATATCAATATTCCGAACAAATGGGAAGAGGTGGAAAGATTACTGTTATTGATGGAATTAACTCCAATATGTATGGTATGCATCGCACCTATCATACAGCTGCTAAGTATGATTTTGAAAATGCCAATAAAAACACATTGCGTTTTGACGTAGATTATTTAAAAGATGATTTGAAAAGTGCGTATGCAGATGCTTATTCTAAGAGTCCGGCAGGTAAGACCGTAACTGCAAAAAATAAATACTCTACTTTTGATAATGAACGTATTGGATTTTCTGTAGAATATGCAGGACAAACGGATAGAAATGATTATAGCTTCAGAACCTATTATGATCAGTTGAAGAAAAATACAAACACATATAATGCACGTCCAGATTTCCGTGGACCGCCGGCTATAGTAAATATGTTGAATAAAACGTATCCTAAGATGACGAGTGATTTCAGTAAATATACAACTTGGGTAGCAGAAGCAAAAGATACTATGTATGTAAATGATGCTCATACATTAACTTTTGGCGGAGAATATCGTTTTACAGAATATGAAGGAACTCGTCTTAAAAAGACTGCCGGTTCTACCGTTGGGAAACATAACTTTAATTCCTATGCCGGTTATGCAGAAGATTTGTGGCAAGTTAATGATGATTTATTAATAACACCTTCTCTTCGATTTGAACATAATAGTCATTTCGGAAATAAAACAACACCGAAATTAGGACTTACTTATCATATTAATGACAAATTGCGTTTTAAATCTAACTATGGAAGAGGATATAAAGCACCGACTGTCAGTGAAATGTATTTAGATATGACACATCCTATGGGTTCTGCCGTAGTTATGAATATTGTAGGAAATCCGAACTTGAAACCGGAAGAAAGTACCAATTTTGATGTAGGCTTTGAATATGATGATGGTAAAACTTTTGGTAAAATTTCCTATTTTAAAAATAAAGTGAATAATCTGATTGCTACTAAACGTATAGAATCGACAAAGACTACATATGTAAATATTGATAAAACGCAAGTAAACGGTGTAGAAACCGAAATAGGTCATCATCTATCCAATCGGTTAAGTGTCAAGATTCATGACAGTTGGTTGGATGCAACGGATGCTATATCCGGTGAACGTTTAACCGGAAGAGCGAAGAACGCCATTTCTTTCCAGCTTGTTTATGATGATCATAAGAATGATGGATTCTCTGCTGTGCTTTGGGATACTTTCATTAGTGATTTTTATGATACGGATAGAAATGGAAAAGATAGAAACTTTACTTATAACACATTAAATTTCTCTTTTAATAAGAAATTTAAAAATGGAATGAGTGTATTTGGCGGCATAGATAATATTTTGAATAAGAAAGATAGCGATATATACTTGGATGGGCGTGTATGGCGTGTAGGTGTAGAACGTAAATTCTAA
- a CDS encoding autotransporter outer membrane beta-barrel domain-containing protein — protein sequence MKKNIKLTLLALGCSSVFALGTLPVHAEYDPNTNTETLTNNMVSETRGNTAIGDYKSYEHPDRDLVINWTHDNNRGDGSAIRDAIVKVKNLTINTDFVGNQWDDKAVISDKKTHITATGDINITSHDDAIYTEADGTTTIDGFKNLNIKATGQAYGIVDNGKGITIKGGEGSTVKVRNMSGRPAVGNAGFFGAGKQISISSDTIDIASEGDGGVAVGASMYSANDPDKRFDVSLEGKLIKLAGEHSIQTFGNAHVAINQNTVGTVQLDGGVDVSAGSVKANMAGKGSYLKAAGTSDTEITALNVGVGGLAEFNISSDDSYILGDLSVTGASQDKKRKSQLTVNASGKNFKMSRVKGFENSLRYTGTSLVEVDYKANADLNLTGENAEIEGTLNAHLGGTIQLNMSGKNGRLIGDLETKLPTFTTTRLPDDNAKITANFSGENAIMKGNILTNLGGSTVEANFSGKNATLQGNASAKGTNVWSKTGNQVTYYIGKNNHVNLNFTGENSSQTGDLIAEGENTLEANYLGKGSSLTGNVDNKGIMNLKFAKGTFMQGDMKNSTKTLMDNSTFDGKLTVDFDGAAWKGDLDVVSGTATIGLKNESLWTGFAKGTGDVNIDATSRWNVTKDSMLGTLALDAGGVVSLAGTAKTLTMNKLAGNGGGTFVMDLHYNGNDVDAYRNGATNSDFLIAKEGNGNTYKVDLTADSSVDGMVVGSKLYFATTGANSSIFKVNDAVQLKSYKSIYDKSLVVKKETDSTGSAYDGHDNWFLTAAGAPGPSINPNGTNPGTAYATALSIWRDEDTLLKRLGELRYNPEKQGVWARLVNKRLERDGEHSFSGNYKGLQVGWDKEKVTTNNGNWYYGAAIDHIWGDSTYSAGIGNQKATAVSFYGTNLRDSGHYVDIVARIGKILSEYDSSYTDHGSFGNWGTTVSAEYGRKQMMNEDWSIETQGQLTYSYLWGDDYTTRNGAKVHQDNADSLVGRLGFVVSREYDSPANKPHRVYFKASLMHDFLGGTTSQITDGSKSFTGQDKRRDTWVVVGLGTDIRFADNRQFYFDVERTFGADIQTKYRFNTGLRVAF from the coding sequence ATGAAGAAAAACATTAAATTAACTTTACTTGCATTGGGATGTAGCTCGGTTTTTGCTTTGGGCACATTACCTGTACATGCAGAATATGATCCGAATACAAATACGGAAACATTAACTAATAATATGGTTAGTGAAACTCGTGGAAATACGGCGATAGGTGACTACAAATCCTATGAGCATCCGGATCGTGATTTAGTTATTAATTGGACACACGATAATAATCGTGGCGACGGTTCTGCTATTCGTGATGCCATAGTTAAGGTTAAAAACTTAACTATTAATACGGATTTTGTTGGAAATCAGTGGGATGACAAGGCAGTTATCAGTGATAAAAAAACACATATTACAGCAACCGGTGATATTAATATTACTTCACATGATGATGCTATTTATACGGAAGCGGACGGAACGACTACTATTGATGGATTTAAGAATTTAAATATTAAGGCTACCGGTCAAGCCTATGGTATTGTTGATAACGGAAAAGGTATTACTATCAAAGGTGGAGAAGGGAGTACTGTTAAGGTAAGAAATATGTCGGGAAGACCGGCTGTCGGCAATGCAGGTTTTTTTGGTGCAGGAAAGCAGATTTCCATTTCTTCAGATACTATTGATATAGCCTCCGAAGGGGATGGGGGTGTAGCGGTAGGTGCGTCTATGTATTCTGCTAATGATCCGGATAAGAGATTTGATGTTTCTTTAGAAGGTAAGCTTATTAAATTGGCTGGAGAACATAGTATCCAAACATTCGGAAATGCACATGTAGCTATTAATCAAAATACAGTAGGTACGGTACAATTAGATGGCGGCGTAGATGTGAGTGCAGGAAGCGTTAAAGCCAATATGGCAGGAAAAGGTTCTTACTTAAAAGCTGCCGGAACTTCTGATACGGAAATTACGGCGTTGAATGTAGGTGTCGGTGGATTGGCAGAGTTTAATATATCCAGTGACGATTCCTATATTCTCGGAGATTTGAGTGTAACTGGTGCTTCACAAGATAAGAAGAGGAAATCTCAACTCACTGTCAATGCTAGTGGTAAAAATTTTAAGATGAGTCGTGTTAAAGGCTTTGAAAACAGTTTAAGATATACGGGTACCAGTTTAGTAGAAGTAGATTATAAAGCGAATGCAGATTTAAACCTTACCGGTGAAAATGCAGAAATTGAAGGGACTTTAAATGCACATTTAGGCGGCACTATTCAACTTAATATGTCGGGCAAGAATGGACGCTTGATAGGAGATTTAGAAACTAAATTACCAACTTTTACTACTACGCGTTTACCTGATGATAATGCAAAAATTACTGCTAATTTCTCCGGTGAAAATGCAATCATGAAAGGTAATATTTTAACGAATCTTGGAGGTTCTACCGTAGAAGCTAATTTCTCCGGAAAAAATGCAACTTTACAGGGAAATGCTTCTGCAAAAGGGACCAATGTATGGTCTAAAACAGGAAACCAAGTTACCTATTATATAGGGAAAAATAATCATGTAAATCTTAATTTTACAGGTGAAAATTCTTCTCAAACAGGTGATTTGATTGCTGAAGGAGAAAATACATTAGAGGCTAATTATCTTGGTAAAGGATCCTCTTTAACCGGTAATGTTGACAACAAAGGTATTATGAATCTTAAGTTTGCTAAGGGTACTTTCATGCAAGGTGATATGAAGAATAGTACTAAAACACTTATGGATAATTCTACTTTTGATGGTAAACTGACAGTTGATTTTGACGGTGCTGCATGGAAAGGTGATTTAGATGTTGTTTCCGGTACCGCAACTATCGGGTTAAAGAATGAAAGTTTGTGGACCGGTTTTGCTAAAGGTACAGGCGATGTCAACATAGATGCTACTTCTCGTTGGAATGTAACCAAAGACAGTATGTTGGGAACATTGGCTTTAGATGCCGGCGGTGTAGTTTCTTTAGCCGGTACAGCAAAAACTCTCACTATGAATAAGCTGGCAGGTAATGGTGGAGGCACTTTTGTCATGGACCTTCATTATAACGGGAACGATGTAGATGCTTATCGTAATGGTGCAACGAATAGTGATTTCTTGATTGCTAAAGAAGGTAACGGAAATACTTATAAAGTGGATTTAACAGCAGACAGCAGTGTTGACGGTATGGTAGTTGGAAGTAAATTATACTTTGCTACGACCGGAGCGAACAGCTCTATTTTCAAAGTTAATGATGCAGTACAGCTCAAATCTTATAAGAGTATCTATGATAAATCTTTAGTTGTTAAGAAAGAAACCGATTCTACCGGTTCTGCTTATGATGGGCATGATAATTGGTTCTTAACGGCAGCCGGTGCACCGGGACCGTCTATCAATCCGAACGGTACTAATCCGGGAACTGCTTATGCTACAGCATTATCTATTTGGCGTGATGAAGATACCTTGTTAAAACGTTTAGGCGAATTACGTTATAATCCTGAAAAACAGGGAGTATGGGCACGTCTTGTTAATAAGCGTTTGGAAAGAGATGGAGAACATAGCTTTAGTGGCAACTATAAAGGGTTACAAGTAGGTTGGGATAAAGAAAAAGTCACCACAAATAATGGTAACTGGTACTATGGTGCAGCTATCGATCATATTTGGGGAGATTCCACTTATAGTGCCGGTATCGGAAATCAAAAAGCTACAGCGGTATCTTTCTATGGAACTAACCTGAGAGATTCCGGACATTATGTAGATATTGTGGCACGCATCGGAAAGATTTTATCTGAATATGACAGTTCTTACACCGATCATGGAAGTTTCGGAAACTGGGGAACAACAGTAAGTGCAGAATACGGTCGTAAGCAAATGATGAATGAGGATTGGAGTATCGAAACACAGGGACAATTAACATACAGCTATTTGTGGGGAGATGATTATACCACCCGTAATGGTGCAAAAGTACATCAAGATAATGCAGATAGTTTAGTAGGTCGTCTTGGTTTCGTAGTAAGTCGTGAATATGATTCTCCTGCCAATAAACCGCATCGTGTTTACTTCAAAGCTTCTTTAATGCATGATTTCTTGGGCGGGACTACGAGTCAGATTACAGATGGTAGTAAGAGCTTTACCGGTCAAGATAAGAGAAGAGATACTTGGGTAGTAGTGGGTCTTGGTACGGATATTCGCTTTGCAGATAATAGACAATTCTACTTTGATGTAGAAAGAACTTTTGGTGCAGATATTCAAACGAAGTATCGTTTCAATACAGGACTTAGAGTTGCTTTTTAA
- a CDS encoding glutathione peroxidase, translating to MSIYEYKAENLSGQEVSMSHYKGQVMLIFNSATHCGFTPQYDDIQRLFDKYHKQGLSVLEFPCNQFGNQAPEDDQEIEQICKVRFGVNYDRFKKVDVNGANALPLFDYLKSQQGFKGFGTNKKVSDKFKSFAVKAMLAIKNPDYKNSNDIKWNFTKFIVDRQGNVVARFEPTQDMNEVETCIKELLTQ from the coding sequence ATGAGTATTTACGAATATAAAGCAGAGAACCTTTCGGGGCAAGAAGTATCCATGTCACACTATAAAGGTCAAGTTATGTTGATATTTAACAGTGCTACACATTGCGGTTTTACTCCGCAGTATGATGACATTCAACGCTTATTTGATAAATATCACAAGCAAGGGCTGTCTGTTCTTGAATTCCCTTGTAATCAGTTCGGTAACCAAGCACCGGAAGACGATCAAGAGATTGAACAAATATGTAAAGTTCGATTTGGTGTAAACTATGATCGTTTTAAAAAAGTAGATGTAAACGGAGCCAATGCATTGCCCCTATTTGATTACTTAAAATCACAACAAGGTTTTAAAGGTTTCGGTACCAATAAAAAAGTAAGTGATAAATTTAAAAGTTTTGCAGTAAAAGCCATGCTTGCCATTAAAAATCCGGATTATAAAAACTCAAATGATATCAAATGGAACTTCACTAAATTCATAGTAGATCGCCAAGGAAATGTAGTCGCTCGCTTTGAACCGACACAGGATATGAATGAAGTTGAAACATGCATCAAAGAACTACTCACACAATAA
- a CDS encoding efflux RND transporter periplasmic adaptor subunit — translation MKWIQKHKRLVVIVLFVSVLCCIGWSFYQQKNHKKELVLYGNVDIRQVSLAFNGSGRIHEMLKNEGDKVAKGDVLATLDARPLEIAIDKAEAAIAAQEAQVQKLYNGTRSEEIVEAQSRVEALMAEENNAHTYYGRMLQLLESGAVSQQAVDNAEARWKGAEANLNYAKATLHKANNGARSEDILAAEAQLKSLQATLDSYKYNLSQTTLVAPDDGLIRSRLSEVGDMASPQAPVYILSLTSPKWIRAYVTEDRLGEIHEGMKAKVYIDSFPNEFIEGQIGYISHTAEFTPKNVQTENLRTALVYEVRIYVDDIHNRLRIGMPATIKF, via the coding sequence ATGAAGTGGATACAAAAACATAAACGTCTTGTTGTTATCGTGCTTTTTGTGTCAGTATTGTGTTGTATCGGATGGAGTTTTTACCAACAAAAGAATCATAAAAAAGAATTAGTTTTATATGGTAATGTAGATATTCGCCAAGTGTCTTTAGCGTTTAACGGCAGCGGACGTATTCATGAGATGCTTAAAAATGAAGGAGACAAGGTAGCTAAAGGAGATGTATTGGCTACATTGGATGCACGACCTTTAGAAATTGCTATTGATAAGGCGGAAGCGGCTATTGCAGCACAGGAAGCACAAGTACAAAAGCTATACAACGGAACAAGAAGTGAAGAAATAGTAGAAGCACAATCACGTGTGGAAGCTCTCATGGCAGAAGAAAATAATGCGCATACTTATTATGGTCGTATGTTGCAATTATTGGAAAGTGGAGCTGTCAGTCAGCAGGCGGTAGATAATGCAGAGGCGAGATGGAAAGGGGCGGAAGCGAACTTAAATTATGCAAAGGCTACTTTACATAAAGCGAATAACGGAGCACGTTCGGAAGATATTTTAGCAGCGGAAGCACAACTGAAATCGTTGCAGGCAACTTTGGATTCCTATAAGTATAATTTAAGTCAAACAACATTGGTAGCACCGGATGATGGATTGATTCGCTCTCGTTTGTCGGAAGTAGGAGACATGGCATCACCGCAAGCACCCGTGTATATACTAAGCCTTACATCACCGAAGTGGATTCGTGCTTATGTTACAGAAGACCGTTTAGGAGAAATTCATGAAGGAATGAAGGCTAAGGTGTATATAGATAGTTTTCCTAACGAATTCATAGAGGGGCAAATAGGGTATATTTCGCATACGGCAGAATTTACACCTAAAAATGTACAAACAGAAAATTTACGTACAGCACTTGTTTACGAAGTTCGTATTTATGTAGATGATATACATAATCGACTTCGTATCGGCATGCCGGCGACGATTAAGTTTTAA
- a CDS encoding ABC transporter ATP-binding protein, translated as MSILETKQISIGYGTKKVLEHISLRFDIPEIVSIIGPNGSGKSTLVKALAGILPVLEGEVLFQNKEIHSISERIKSQQISYLPQIVEAPPDMLVKELVMYGRMPYQSLFSEADDKDRELVAWALQETALQQLKNRRIGSLSGGEKQRAWIAMALAKQPKVLILDEPTTYLDIKHQMSLMELVTSLYQKMNILILMVMHDLNYAARYGHRLIALKNGQIMADSTCEEVFCPEVLEPLYGIQVKILKENIGQKDHLLCVPCNIK; from the coding sequence ATGAGTATATTGGAAACGAAACAAATCAGTATCGGCTATGGAACAAAAAAAGTGTTAGAACACATCTCTCTTCGATTTGATATACCTGAAATTGTATCGATTATCGGACCTAACGGTTCCGGTAAATCTACCTTGGTTAAAGCATTAGCAGGGATACTTCCGGTTCTTGAAGGAGAAGTACTTTTTCAAAATAAAGAAATTCACTCTATAAGTGAACGGATAAAGTCGCAGCAGATTTCTTATTTACCGCAAATAGTAGAAGCACCTCCTGATATGTTAGTTAAAGAGTTAGTTATGTATGGGCGGATGCCTTACCAATCTCTCTTTTCGGAAGCGGATGATAAGGATAGAGAATTGGTTGCATGGGCATTGCAAGAAACGGCGTTGCAGCAATTAAAAAATCGCAGAATAGGTTCTTTATCCGGAGGAGAAAAACAACGTGCTTGGATTGCAATGGCTTTGGCAAAACAGCCAAAAGTACTTATTTTAGATGAACCGACAACTTATTTGGATATAAAACATCAAATGAGTTTAATGGAATTGGTTACTTCTCTTTATCAAAAAATGAATATTTTGATACTTATGGTCATGCACGATTTGAATTATGCAGCGAGATATGGTCATCGTTTAATAGCACTTAAAAATGGTCAAATTATGGCAGACAGTACTTGTGAAGAGGTCTTTTGTCCGGAAGTATTAGAACCTTTATATGGGATTCAGGTTAAAATCCTTAAAGAAAATATTGGGCAGAAAGATCATTTATTATGTGTTCCTTGTAATATAAAATAG
- a CDS encoding glutaredoxin domain-containing protein: protein MIIVYSMHSCPDCQILEEELTKYSSKFKVIDIGEHVLHLKEFLKIRDMHPAFKEVRENGWIGIPCFVLENGTITFNPEEVGLEASQL from the coding sequence ATGATTATAGTATATAGTATGCATTCTTGTCCGGATTGTCAGATACTGGAAGAAGAATTGACAAAATATTCTTCAAAATTTAAAGTGATTGATATAGGTGAGCATGTGCTACATTTAAAAGAATTTTTAAAAATACGAGATATGCATCCGGCATTTAAAGAAGTGAGAGAGAACGGTTGGATTGGAATTCCTTGCTTTGTATTAGAAAATGGGACAATAACTTTTAATCCGGAAGAAGTGGGATTAGAGGCATCTCAATTATAA